A window from Micromonospora profundi encodes these proteins:
- the fabI gene encoding enoyl-ACP reductase FabI, with the protein MSGLLAGKRLLVSGVITDASIAFSVAKLAQENGAQVVLTGFGRLSLVERIAKRLPEPAPVIEVDVTNAEHLASLADRVREHVDGLDGVVHSIGFAPQSCLGGGFLDAPWEDVATALHVSTFSYKSLAMAALPLMSPGGAVVGLTFDATKAWPVYDWMGVAKAGLESASRYLALHLGKQGIRSNLVAAGPLRTIAAKSIPGFDQFEDAWTERAPLGWSLTDQEPAARACLALLSDWFPATTGEIVHVDGGYHAIGA; encoded by the coding sequence ATGTCCGGACTGCTCGCCGGTAAGCGGCTGCTCGTCAGCGGCGTCATCACCGACGCTTCGATCGCCTTCTCGGTGGCGAAGCTCGCCCAGGAGAACGGCGCGCAGGTCGTGCTGACCGGCTTCGGACGGCTATCCCTGGTCGAGCGGATCGCCAAGCGGCTGCCCGAGCCGGCGCCGGTCATCGAGGTGGACGTGACAAACGCCGAGCACCTGGCCAGCCTCGCCGACCGGGTCCGTGAGCACGTCGACGGGCTCGACGGCGTGGTGCACTCGATCGGCTTCGCCCCGCAGAGCTGCCTCGGCGGCGGTTTCCTCGACGCGCCCTGGGAGGACGTGGCGACCGCCCTGCACGTCTCCACCTTCTCGTACAAGTCGCTGGCCATGGCGGCGCTGCCGCTGATGTCGCCCGGCGGCGCGGTGGTCGGCCTGACCTTCGACGCCACGAAGGCGTGGCCGGTCTACGACTGGATGGGCGTGGCCAAGGCCGGCCTGGAGTCCGCATCCCGCTACCTGGCGCTGCACCTGGGCAAGCAGGGCATCCGCAGCAACCTGGTCGCCGCCGGGCCGCTGCGCACCATCGCCGCGAAGTCGATCCCGGGCTTCGACCAGTTCGAGGACGCCTGGACCGAGCGGGCGCCGCTGGGCTGGAGCCTCACCGACCAGGAGCCGGCCGCCCGGGCCTGCCTCGCGCTGCTGTCGGACTGGTTCCCGGCCACCACCGGCGAGATCGTCCACGTCGACGGCGGCTACCACGCCATCGGCGCCTGA
- a CDS encoding ferrochelatase — protein MSYDAVVLVSFGGPERPEDVMPFLQNVTRGRGVPPERLAEVAEHYQHFGGVSPINQQCRDLLAAVRADFAANGVDLPVYWGNRNWDPMLADTVTQMRDDGVTRALAFVTSAYGGYSSCRQYQEDIAAARAAVGPDAPVIEKLRQFWDHPGFIEPHVDAVRAALAQLDPARRDTTRLVFTAHSVPTSMAASAGPHGGRYEAQLHEATRLVAAAAAPDLEYDLVWQSRSGPPQVPWLEPDVNDHLATLAENGTTSVVVSPIGFVSDHLEVVWDLDTEALETAKQLGLDFVRAGTPGTDPRFVAMVRELVTERADPDGAQLRRRLGELPMWDTCPTVCCVPTRRP, from the coding sequence ATGTCGTACGACGCGGTGGTGCTGGTGTCCTTCGGCGGGCCGGAACGGCCCGAGGACGTGATGCCTTTCCTGCAGAACGTGACACGCGGCCGGGGCGTGCCGCCCGAGCGGCTGGCCGAGGTCGCCGAGCACTACCAGCACTTCGGTGGGGTGTCCCCGATCAACCAGCAGTGCCGTGACCTGCTGGCAGCCGTCCGCGCCGACTTCGCCGCGAACGGTGTCGACCTGCCCGTCTACTGGGGCAACCGCAACTGGGACCCGATGCTCGCCGACACCGTGACGCAGATGCGCGACGACGGCGTCACCCGCGCGCTGGCCTTCGTCACCAGCGCGTACGGCGGCTACTCGTCCTGCCGGCAGTACCAGGAGGACATCGCCGCCGCCCGGGCCGCCGTCGGCCCCGACGCCCCGGTGATCGAGAAGCTGCGCCAGTTCTGGGACCACCCCGGTTTCATCGAGCCGCACGTGGACGCGGTCCGGGCCGCGTTGGCCCAGCTCGACCCGGCCCGGCGGGACACCACCCGGCTGGTGTTCACCGCCCACTCGGTGCCCACCTCGATGGCGGCAAGCGCCGGCCCGCACGGCGGCCGGTACGAGGCGCAGTTGCACGAGGCCACCCGACTGGTCGCGGCGGCTGCCGCCCCCGACCTGGAGTACGACCTGGTGTGGCAGAGCCGCTCCGGCCCGCCGCAGGTGCCGTGGCTGGAGCCGGACGTCAACGACCACCTCGCCACCCTCGCCGAGAACGGCACGACAAGCGTGGTCGTCAGCCCGATCGGTTTCGTCTCCGACCACCTGGAGGTGGTGTGGGACCTGGACACCGAGGCGCTGGAGACCGCCAAGCAGCTCGGCCTGGACTTCGTCCGGGCCGGCACGCCGGGCACCGACCCGCGCTTCGTGGCGATGGTCCGTGAGCTGGTCACCGAGCGCGCCGACCCGGACGGTGCGCAGCTGCGCCGCCGCCTGGGTGAGCTGCCGATGTGGGACACCTGCCCCACTGTCTGCTGCGTGCCGACCCGCCGCCCCTGA
- a CDS encoding HAD-IIA family hydrolase, translating into MQDRKPVQSWLTDMDGVLVHEGQPVPGAPEFVNRLRSSGKPFLVLTNNSIYTPRDLTARLSRMGLDVPEEAIWSSALATGQFLADQRPGGTAYVIGEAGLTTALHAVGYVLTDFAPDYVVLGETRTYSFEAITKAVRLINDGARFICTNPDVTGPSVEGALPAAGSVAAMISKATGVEPYFVGKPNPMMMRSALNTINAHSESTAMIGDRMDTDILCGLEAGLETILVLTGISSRTEAERYPYRPSRIVNSVADLLDEV; encoded by the coding sequence ATGCAGGACCGCAAGCCGGTGCAGAGCTGGCTGACCGACATGGACGGCGTGCTGGTGCACGAGGGCCAGCCGGTGCCCGGCGCGCCGGAGTTCGTCAACCGGCTGCGCTCCTCGGGCAAGCCGTTCCTGGTGCTCACCAACAACTCGATCTACACGCCGCGTGACCTGACGGCCCGGTTGAGCCGGATGGGGCTGGACGTCCCGGAGGAGGCGATCTGGTCCTCCGCCCTGGCCACCGGCCAGTTCCTCGCCGACCAGCGGCCGGGCGGCACCGCGTACGTCATCGGTGAGGCCGGCCTGACCACGGCGCTGCACGCTGTCGGCTACGTGCTCACCGACTTCGCCCCGGACTACGTGGTGCTCGGCGAGACCCGCACCTACAGCTTCGAGGCGATCACCAAGGCGGTTCGGCTGATCAACGACGGGGCGCGGTTCATCTGCACAAACCCCGACGTGACCGGCCCGTCCGTGGAGGGCGCCCTGCCCGCCGCCGGATCCGTCGCCGCGATGATCTCCAAGGCGACGGGGGTGGAGCCGTACTTCGTCGGCAAGCCCAACCCGATGATGATGCGGTCGGCGTTGAACACCATCAACGCGCACTCGGAGAGCACCGCGATGATCGGCGACCGGATGGACACCGACATCCTGTGTGGCCTGGAGGCCGGCCTGGAGACCATCCTGGTGCTCACCGGAATCAGCAGCCGCACCGAGGCGGAGCGCTACCCGTACCGCCCGTCCCGGATCGTCAACTCGGTCGCCGACCTGCTCGACGAGGTCTGA
- a CDS encoding DUF3097 domain-containing protein produces the protein MAGRYGEDVLAGDWRRRKVTPEVDAEPDLVVEDADSGFCGAVVGFDSGAVVLEDRHGKRRNFPLLPAAFLLDGRPVTLRRPTRAPVPTARRRTASGSVAVANVRAQVAKASRIWVEGIHDAALVERIWGDDLRIEGVVVEPLDGIDELDAEVRDFGPGPTRRLGVLVDHLVPGSKESRIVARVNSPYVLVTGHPYVDVWQAVKPAALGITAWPVVPPGRPWKEGVCAALGVAEPADMWRHILSRVNSFADVETPLINAMERLIDFVTEPA, from the coding sequence ATGGCGGGGCGATACGGCGAGGACGTGCTGGCGGGGGACTGGCGGCGGCGGAAGGTCACTCCCGAGGTGGACGCCGAACCGGATCTCGTGGTGGAGGACGCCGACTCCGGGTTCTGCGGAGCGGTGGTGGGCTTCGACTCCGGAGCTGTCGTCCTGGAGGACCGGCACGGCAAGCGGCGCAACTTCCCCCTGCTACCGGCGGCGTTCCTGCTCGACGGTCGCCCGGTGACGCTGCGCCGCCCGACCCGCGCGCCGGTGCCCACGGCCCGTCGACGGACCGCGTCCGGCTCGGTGGCGGTGGCGAACGTCCGCGCCCAGGTCGCCAAGGCCAGCCGCATCTGGGTGGAGGGCATTCACGACGCCGCGCTGGTCGAGCGCATCTGGGGCGACGACCTGCGGATCGAGGGCGTGGTCGTGGAGCCCTTGGACGGCATCGACGAACTCGACGCCGAGGTGCGCGACTTCGGCCCGGGGCCGACCCGTCGGCTCGGTGTGCTCGTCGACCATCTCGTGCCCGGCAGCAAGGAGAGCCGGATCGTGGCCCGGGTCAACTCGCCGTACGTGCTGGTGACCGGGCACCCCTACGTCGACGTCTGGCAGGCGGTCAAGCCGGCGGCGCTGGGTATCACGGCCTGGCCGGTGGTGCCCCCGGGCCGCCCGTGGAAGGAGGGCGTCTGCGCTGCCCTCGGTGTGGCCGAGCCGGCCGACATGTGGCGGCACATCCTGTCCCGGGTGAACAGCTTCGCCGACGTGGAGACGCCCCTGATCAACGCGATGGAACGCCTCATCGACTTCGTCACCGAGCCGGCCTGA
- a CDS encoding serine hydrolase domain-containing protein, with amino-acid sequence MTLLPETARQIDTRVARAQADGHVPSLVLGVVRDGTLAHLATAGEHPRPGVDLQYRLGSISKTMTATLVMQLRDAGRLSLDDPLERHLPGTGVGELTVRQMLAHASGLQREPDGDWWERAAGVDLATLLAGLIADKIAHPPHATYHYSNLAYALLGGMLERLTGTPWIDLLDERILTPLGMRRTTYSASEPFARGYVVHPWHDTLREEPRTDTGAMAPAGQLWSTIEDLGRWAAFLADPDPSVLAADTLTEMCSPVVISDHTAWTHGHGLGLELHREDNRVYVGHGGSMPGYVASLAVHRPSRTAVVGFANSYGFRTGHIGALGRQLLTLVLDAEPAPVTPWQPAEAAPPADLAELTGRWWWMGTSIEVYADSAGDLHAGPVGAPDLRFVAAGPDRWRGRAGEQDGEILTVLRDERGRAVSLDIATFVYTRDPDDEP; translated from the coding sequence TTGACGCTGCTGCCCGAGACCGCCCGGCAGATCGACACGCGGGTCGCCCGCGCTCAGGCCGACGGCCACGTCCCGTCACTGGTGCTGGGCGTCGTCCGTGACGGCACGCTGGCGCACCTCGCCACCGCAGGCGAACACCCCCGCCCCGGCGTCGACCTGCAATACCGGCTCGGCTCGATCAGCAAGACCATGACCGCCACGCTTGTCATGCAGCTGCGCGACGCCGGCCGGCTCTCGCTTGACGACCCGCTGGAGCGCCACCTGCCCGGCACCGGCGTCGGCGAACTCACAGTGCGCCAGATGCTCGCGCACGCCAGCGGTCTGCAACGCGAACCCGACGGCGACTGGTGGGAGCGGGCCGCCGGCGTCGACCTGGCCACCCTGCTCGCCGGCCTCATCGCCGACAAGATCGCTCACCCGCCGCACGCCACGTACCACTACTCCAACCTGGCGTACGCGCTGCTCGGCGGAATGCTCGAACGACTCACCGGTACACCCTGGATCGACCTCCTCGACGAGCGGATCCTCACCCCGCTCGGTATGCGCCGCACCACCTACTCGGCCTCCGAACCGTTCGCCCGCGGTTACGTCGTCCACCCCTGGCACGACACGCTGCGCGAAGAGCCCCGCACCGACACCGGTGCGATGGCCCCCGCCGGGCAACTCTGGTCGACAATCGAGGACCTGGGCCGCTGGGCCGCGTTCCTCGCCGACCCCGACCCGTCGGTACTGGCCGCCGACACCCTGACCGAGATGTGCTCCCCCGTGGTGATCAGCGACCACACGGCATGGACGCACGGGCACGGTCTCGGCCTCGAACTCCACCGGGAAGACAACCGGGTGTACGTCGGGCACGGCGGCTCCATGCCCGGCTACGTCGCCTCGCTGGCCGTGCACCGACCCAGCCGTACCGCAGTTGTCGGCTTCGCCAACTCGTACGGCTTCCGTACCGGGCACATCGGCGCGCTCGGCCGGCAACTGCTCACCCTCGTGCTGGACGCCGAGCCGGCGCCGGTCACGCCGTGGCAGCCGGCCGAGGCCGCGCCGCCCGCCGACCTCGCCGAGTTGACCGGCCGCTGGTGGTGGATGGGCACCTCCATCGAGGTGTACGCCGACAGCGCGGGCGACCTGCACGCCGGCCCTGTCGGCGCACCCGACCTGCGCTTCGTGGCCGCCGGCCCGGACCGGTGGCGGGGCCGCGCCGGCGAACAGGACGGCGAGATCCTCACCGTCCTGCGCGACGAGCGGGGCCGTGCCGTCTCGCTGGACATCGCGACGTTCGTCTACACCCGCGACCCCGACGACGAGCCCTGA
- a CDS encoding NfeD family protein gives MDAVVWIVLGVVLAVAEIFTTTLFLIMFGVGAFAAAGAAALGAPVSVQALVFAVVSALSLVMARPVVRRHRRSALESGEQPFGVEAIEGSTALVLERVDAEQGLVKIDGELWTARAYDTTQTFEAGQRVRVIKVRGATALVWQDDVSSAGELPEARG, from the coding sequence GTGGACGCCGTGGTGTGGATCGTATTGGGTGTGGTTCTGGCGGTCGCCGAGATCTTTACGACGACGCTTTTCCTGATCATGTTCGGGGTCGGGGCGTTCGCCGCTGCCGGCGCCGCGGCTCTTGGCGCGCCGGTTTCCGTGCAGGCGCTGGTCTTCGCTGTGGTGTCGGCGTTGAGCCTGGTGATGGCCCGGCCGGTCGTCAGGCGGCACCGCCGCTCCGCGCTGGAGAGCGGTGAGCAGCCGTTCGGTGTGGAGGCGATCGAGGGGTCCACGGCGCTGGTGCTGGAACGGGTGGACGCCGAGCAGGGCCTCGTCAAGATCGACGGGGAGTTGTGGACCGCGCGGGCGTACGACACGACGCAGACTTTCGAAGCCGGTCAACGGGTTCGGGTGATAAAGGTCCGGGGCGCGACGGCCCTGGTTTGGCAGGACGATGTTTCGTCCGCCGGCGAGCTGCCGGAAGCGAGAGGGTAA
- a CDS encoding SPFH domain-containing protein has translation MTVIGVLILAVALIAVITLAKAVRIVPQQRQDVVERLGKYKRTLNPGLNLLVPFVDAVRTKVDMREQVVSFPPQPVITSDNLVVSIDTVLYFKVVDSVRATYEISSFLQAIEQLTVTTLRNVIGSLDLERALTSRDEINRHLSGVLDETTGRWGIKVTRVEIKAIEPPASIRDSMEKQMRAERDRRAAILTAEGHKQSVILTAEGDKQSAVLRADGDRQARILQAEGQAKAIRTVFDAIHQANPSQKVLAYQYLQALPQIAQGSANKVWIVPAELTKALEGMGGALGGLSQMVGDLPAPEAAEHASQVEREAAEAAQAASDAAQQIHDEVRVAEAQATGGNKPKGLPAPEPVSPTSLVEDPADQRERG, from the coding sequence ATGACGGTTATAGGTGTGCTGATACTCGCGGTGGCGTTGATCGCCGTGATTACGCTGGCGAAGGCGGTGCGGATCGTTCCGCAGCAGCGCCAGGATGTGGTGGAACGGCTCGGCAAGTACAAGCGCACCCTCAACCCTGGCCTCAACCTGTTGGTGCCGTTCGTCGACGCGGTGCGCACGAAGGTCGACATGCGCGAGCAGGTGGTCAGCTTCCCGCCGCAGCCGGTGATCACCTCGGACAACCTCGTTGTCTCGATCGACACGGTTCTCTACTTCAAGGTGGTCGACTCGGTCCGGGCGACCTACGAGATCTCCAGCTTCCTTCAGGCCATCGAGCAGTTGACCGTCACCACGTTGCGTAACGTGATCGGCTCGCTGGACCTGGAGCGGGCGCTTACCAGCCGCGACGAGATCAACAGGCACCTCTCCGGGGTGCTTGACGAGACCACCGGCCGCTGGGGCATCAAGGTGACCCGGGTCGAGATCAAGGCGATCGAGCCGCCGGCAAGCATCCGCGACTCGATGGAGAAGCAGATGCGCGCCGAGCGTGACCGCCGGGCGGCGATCCTCACCGCCGAGGGTCACAAGCAGTCGGTGATCCTCACTGCCGAGGGTGACAAGCAGTCGGCGGTGCTGCGCGCCGACGGTGACCGGCAGGCCCGGATCCTGCAGGCCGAGGGTCAGGCGAAGGCTATCCGCACCGTCTTCGACGCCATCCACCAGGCGAACCCGAGCCAGAAGGTGCTCGCCTACCAGTACCTGCAGGCACTCCCACAGATCGCCCAGGGCAGCGCCAACAAGGTCTGGATCGTGCCGGCAGAGCTGACCAAGGCCCTGGAGGGCATGGGCGGCGCGCTCGGCGGGCTGAGCCAGATGGTGGGGGACCTGCCCGCACCGGAGGCAGCCGAGCACGCGAGCCAGGTCGAGCGGGAGGCCGCGGAGGCGGCGCAGGCCGCGTCAGACGCCGCCCAGCAGATCCACGACGAGGTACGCGTCGCCGAGGCTCAGGCCACCGGTGGCAACAAGCCGAAGGGGTTGCCGGCCCCGGAGCCGGTGTCCCCGACCAGTCTCGTGGAGGACCCGGCGGACCAGCGCGAGCGCGGCTGA
- a CDS encoding transglycosylase domain-containing protein, giving the protein MAASRSPLSRLFTVLLAGLLAGLVLAVAALPGNLLLGFAAQSAIGTYAALPEALRTPATPQRSYLYANDGKTLITTFYDVNRTDVALADIAPVMRQAIVASEDRRFYDHGGADVRGLLRALVANVKGGGNEQGGSTLTMQYVRNVLKTDPTRSAEERAAATDPTIGRKVQEIRYASALEQSLSKDEILNRYLNIAYFGSGAYGIAASSQRYFGKPPARLTLAEAALLAGLVQSPDAYSPIDGDKDAALARREYVLDSMAATGAITAAQATQAKAEPLTLKPTAQPNGCTAVAQGHDDWGFFCDYLRRWWLTQPAFGATPAEREQALRSGGYRVVTSLDPEVQATAQQQATKVYGYDNKRALPIAAVQPGTGQVLAMAVNRHYSLADNPDGQANYPNTVNPLISGGASVDGYQAGSTFKLFTMLAALESGRTLSTGFDAPARLPTRYAAEGPGSCDGRWCPVNANPDWMDGYRMMWDGFGRSVNTYFVWLAEQVGQDKVVEMAQRLGITFRAESDAAFAKNNAANWGSFTLGVAATTPLDLANAYATVAAEGTYCTPVPVVSVTDATGAKVPVGEPSCKRVLDADVARAATDAARCPVGQQSPYGQCNGGTATAVNRILDGRPVAGKTGSSEENATETFVGFTPQVAVAGIAANPDDPTDSVGSAVQARVIDAVARVIGTAVKGQPEKAFTAPSRELAGEPRRPVPRAPATPDREREPSQDPRSALQRWLDRRG; this is encoded by the coding sequence ATGGCCGCCTCTCGCTCGCCGCTGTCGCGGCTGTTCACAGTGCTGCTCGCAGGCTTGCTGGCCGGGCTCGTCCTGGCCGTGGCCGCCCTGCCGGGCAACCTGCTGCTCGGGTTCGCCGCCCAGTCCGCGATCGGCACGTACGCCGCGCTGCCCGAGGCTCTGCGTACCCCGGCCACGCCGCAGCGTTCGTATCTCTACGCGAACGACGGCAAGACGCTGATCACGACGTTCTACGACGTGAACCGCACGGACGTCGCGCTTGCGGACATCGCACCTGTGATGCGCCAGGCGATCGTGGCATCGGAGGACCGGCGGTTCTACGACCACGGCGGCGCGGACGTGCGGGGTCTGCTCCGGGCGTTGGTGGCAAACGTCAAGGGCGGTGGCAATGAGCAGGGCGGCTCGACGCTGACCATGCAGTACGTCCGTAACGTGCTCAAGACCGACCCCACGCGCAGCGCCGAGGAGCGGGCCGCCGCCACCGACCCCACGATCGGCCGCAAGGTCCAGGAGATCCGGTACGCGAGCGCGCTGGAGCAGAGCCTCAGCAAGGACGAGATCCTGAACCGGTACCTGAACATCGCCTACTTCGGCTCCGGCGCGTACGGGATCGCGGCGTCCAGCCAGCGTTACTTCGGCAAGCCTCCGGCCCGTTTGACGCTCGCCGAGGCGGCGCTGCTCGCCGGCCTTGTGCAGTCCCCGGACGCGTACAGCCCGATCGACGGTGACAAGGACGCGGCGCTGGCCCGCCGGGAATACGTGCTGGACTCGATGGCCGCCACCGGGGCGATCACCGCCGCGCAGGCCACGCAGGCGAAGGCGGAGCCGCTGACTTTGAAGCCCACCGCGCAGCCCAACGGCTGCACCGCCGTGGCGCAGGGGCACGACGACTGGGGCTTCTTCTGTGACTACCTGCGCCGGTGGTGGCTCACCCAACCGGCGTTCGGCGCCACGCCCGCGGAACGCGAGCAGGCGCTGCGCTCGGGCGGCTACCGAGTTGTCACCTCCCTGGACCCGGAGGTCCAGGCCACCGCGCAGCAGCAGGCCACAAAGGTCTACGGGTACGACAACAAGCGCGCCCTGCCGATCGCGGCCGTGCAGCCGGGCACCGGGCAGGTACTGGCGATGGCTGTCAACAGGCACTACAGCCTGGCCGACAACCCGGACGGGCAGGCCAACTACCCGAACACGGTCAACCCGTTGATCTCCGGCGGGGCCAGCGTGGACGGGTACCAGGCAGGCTCGACGTTCAAGCTGTTCACCATGCTCGCGGCGTTGGAGTCGGGCCGAACCCTGTCCACGGGCTTCGACGCGCCCGCCAGGCTGCCCACCCGGTACGCGGCCGAGGGGCCGGGCAGTTGCGACGGCCGCTGGTGCCCGGTCAACGCCAACCCGGACTGGATGGACGGCTACCGGATGATGTGGGACGGCTTCGGTCGTTCGGTGAACACCTACTTCGTCTGGCTCGCCGAGCAGGTCGGCCAGGACAAGGTTGTGGAGATGGCGCAGCGCCTCGGCATCACGTTCCGTGCCGAGTCGGACGCCGCATTCGCCAAGAACAACGCCGCCAACTGGGGTTCGTTCACGCTGGGCGTTGCCGCCACCACCCCGCTGGACCTGGCGAACGCCTACGCCACCGTTGCCGCCGAAGGCACCTACTGCACGCCGGTGCCGGTGGTCTCGGTGACCGACGCGACAGGCGCGAAGGTGCCGGTCGGGGAGCCGTCCTGCAAGCGGGTACTGGACGCCGACGTGGCCCGCGCCGCCACCGACGCAGCCCGCTGCCCAGTGGGCCAGCAGTCGCCGTACGGGCAGTGCAACGGCGGCACCGCCACTGCCGTGAACCGCATCCTCGACGGTCGGCCGGTGGCCGGCAAGACGGGTAGCTCGGAGGAGAACGCCACCGAGACGTTCGTCGGCTTCACTCCGCAGGTGGCGGTCGCCGGTATCGCCGCCAACCCGGACGACCCGACCGACTCGGTGGGGTCCGCCGTGCAGGCCAGGGTGATCGACGCGGTTGCCCGGGTCATCGGCACTGCCGTCAAGGGTCAGCCGGAGAAGGCGTTCACTGCTCCCAGCCGTGAGTTGGCCGGCGAGCCTCGCCGCCCGGTGCCGCGCGCCCCGGCCACTCCCGACCGCGAGCGCGAGCCCAGCCAGGACCCCCGCTCGGCCCTGCAACGCTGGCTCGACCGTCGGGGCTGA